The following are encoded together in the Malaya genurostris strain Urasoe2022 chromosome 3, Malgen_1.1, whole genome shotgun sequence genome:
- the LOC131438670 gene encoding uncharacterized protein LOC131438670 — protein MKLLVLVFICAVAVNLAGGQCTVNIRDNLQSPEPVFFRSSQLWSPDGAALMWNSGESSAISCQSGQINGFDTSNADITCQSGTSFTIGGTSVDSSALTCTQRITGEIDITSNDCANGAGQLRNIGFRTADGQLVTYIQSCYNVNRASVIYTRHIIPGRAINYAIQESYRPSFKVAGTADHVSPATSYTTAQQSIRLANILGSQEQADKFITSSSYMSRGHLAPDADGIFRPWQWATYFYVNVAPQWQVVNAGNWLIIEGATRNIAGRLKEDVIIFNGAHDVMTLPHVNGQQIPITLEDGGIEAPKWYWKIIKSPGTNSGIALITNNDPFRTSISSDEMMCSDVCSAYGWDNVNYANFARGYTYCCTVADLMSAIPAIPSDAAVSNVLHY, from the exons ATGAAGTTATTGGTGCTCGTTTTCATATGTGCAGTCGCCGTGAATCTTGCTGGGGGGC AATGCACCGTCAATATTAGAGACAATCTTCAGTCACCAGAACCGGTATTTTTCCGCAGTTCTCAATTATGGTCTCCGGATGGCGCAGCGTTGATGTGGAACTCTGGTGAATCATCGGCGATTTCCTGTCAAAGTGGTCAAATTAATGGAT tcGACACCTCGAACGCCGACATAACGTGCCAGTCTGGCACTAGTTTTACGATAGGTGGTACATCAGTAGATTCGAGTGCATTAACCTGTACCCAACGTATAACCGGCGAAATTGATATTACATCAAACGATTGCGCTAATGGGGCCGGCCAGTTACGTAACATTGGGTTTAGAACAGCGGATGGGCAACTGGTAACTTATATCCAATCCTGCTATAATGTGAATAGGGCATCCGTTATCTATACTCGACACATAATTCCGGGCCGAGCAATCAATT ATGCGATCCAGGAGTCTTATCGACCGTCCTTTAAGGTAGCGGGCACAGCAGATCATGTCAGCCCTGCTACTTCCTATACGACAGCGCAACAAAGCATTCGTTTGGCTAATATACTGGGTTCCCAGGAGCAAGCAGACAAGTTCATTACTTCGAGTTCGTACATGTCACGTGGTCACTTAGCTCCAGATGCGGATGGCATTTTCCGCCCTTGGCAATGGGCCACATACTTTTATGTCAATGTAGCTCCCCAGTGGCAG GTGGTTAATGCCGGGAACTGGTTAATAATTGAGGGTGCAACTCGTAACATAGCTGGTCGGCTTAAGGAGGATGTCATCATATTCAATGGAGCTCACGACGTTATGACATTACCCCATGTGAACGGTCAACAAATACCAATCACTCTCGAGGACGGTGGAATCGAAGCTCCCAAGTGGTACTGGAAAATTATCAAATCACCCGGCACAAACTCCGGCATCGCCTTGATTACCAACAATGATCCCTTCCGAACTAGTATCTCGTCAGATGAAATGATGTGTTCGGACGTTTGCAGTGCATATGGTTGGGATAATGTCAACTATGCTAATTTCGCCAGAGGTTACACCTACTGCTGTACGGTTGCAGATTTGATGAGTGCAATTCCAGCGATTCCTAGTGATGCAGCGGTTTCCAATGTGTTACATTATTAG